TCAGGCAGCTCTTCCAGAATTTTTTCGATATCTTCAATGAAACCCATTTGTAGCATTTCGTCTGCTTCATCTAGTACGATTGTTTTTACAGCGTCTAAACGGATAGTGCGACGGCGAATATGGTCGAGTAATCGTCCAGGTGTACTCACGATGATGCTAGGATTGTTTTTTAAAGCGCGGATTTGCCTTTGGAAATCCTGTCCACCGTAAATAGGTACTGTCTTTACACCCTTGTATTGACCGAGCTTATTAAGCTCTTCAGCAACCTGCATAGCTAGTTCTCTCGTAGGAGCAACTACTAAGCACTGAACAGAATTGTTTTTGATATCACAAGTCTCTATCAAAGGTATACCGAATGCTGCTGTTTTTCCTGTTCCAGTTTGAGCCTGTCCAATTAAATCTGCGCCTTCTAAAGCCTTTGGAATTGTTTGTTCTTGGATTGGTGTTGCCATTTCAAAGCCCATATCTGAGATGGCTTTAATAACGTGATGGCTTAAACCTAAATCATAAAATGTAATCAATGTATCTAACTCCTTTTTTGTTTGTTTCTTAAATATAAGCATATCATTGTTTGTGTATTATAACTAATATTATTATGCTCATGAATGCAATAGAAATTCCATAAGTAATATCGATGTATTTATAATACGTATAAAAAGGCATTATTCCACTTGTAGAATAATGCCTTCATGTAATACGATGTTTAATTTATTAATTAAGCACGAACTACGTTTGCTGCTTGAGGTCCGCGGTTTCCATCAACGATGTCAAATGTAACTTCTTGACCTTCTTCAAGTGTTTTGAAACCTTCGCCTTGGATAGCTGAGAAGTGTACGAATACGTCGTCTCCACCTTCACGCTCGATAAATCCAAAACCTTTTTCTGCATTAAACCATTTTACTTTGCCAGTCATATTATTGGCCTCCTAATAAAAAGTATTCAAAAAGCATAAAATTGAAACATTTCTCTTGCTAAACCATCTTAATTTTTGTAGAGGCCGCAACAACTATATATCATCTATACTTTTCACCTGTTTAGGTTATCATATATTGATAATAAAAGCAAGAACTTTAAATGCAAAGTAAAAAGTATATTTTATAGTAGTGATATATTACCATATATGATACAGATGTGATATTATATATGATACAGGTAATAGATAGTGCGAAATTGTTAGATATTTAATTGTTGGCACTGTGTATAACAAATGAAAAGTTGTGGAGGTTATTATGGGACAGTTTGGAGGCTTAGAATTTTTAAATCATTTACTTATTACGTTGTTTCTTGTCATTACAATGATTCTGATTGCTCGCACAGCCGTAGCGGGCACAAGGTATTCACCAGTATTGATAATAGTAATCTTCGGCTTAGCGATGGGGTATATTTTACAGCTAAGTGGTATCGCTTCTCCTGGTTTAATTGAATTTCCTGTTATTGATTTGGTAAGTAAAATGACACTTGTAGCTCTGACGGTATCGTTCTTTGTCGGTGGTCAGGAGCTACGGAAAATTATTTCTAACATCGAAACTAAAGAGGATACATTAGTAAATCCATCTCAAGAAGAAATTATATTAGGCACAAAAAGTACACAGTTATTTTATATTGTACGTGCGTTTTTTGTAATGATGGGTATTGATGCGTTGTTTAGAATTACAGTTAACATCAATGACAGTTTAACGCTATACTATCCTTTGTTAGCGTATATAGGCATTGCTGGGGCTATGATATTTATTGACCACAAAGCAACGGTCAAAGATAAACCGTTATATATACGTAAAGGTGTAATAGAAATTCTAACAATTCTCGCTGTAGTTGTAATTTCGTTTTATTTTGCTCAATGGATTAGACCAGTTATAGCGCTGCCGCACATTTTCTTTGCAATGCTCCTATCAGCTGGTATCGGGGCGATTGCGCATAGCTGGATTCCAGGGCCAACGGTCAGGTCAATGCTATTCGCAGGTATACCGATTGTATTGGCGGCGAATTTTATGATTGGCGGATCACGAATAGCGGATGCTTTTCAATTGCCAGGTATGACAGATGTAATGCTATATGGATTTTTTGGTCAAATATTTTGGATGTTTGGCGGGATAAGCATTTTAATCTTTTTAGCTAAATCTAATCATGTGCGTAACATTGCCCCTGCGATGGCTGGGGGATTAAGTCATTCTGGTTTGACAGGAGCTTGTACTGCTGGGGACCTAGGTGGCAAAGCGGCCTCAAGGGCACCGATTATGATTAACATACCGTTTTTTGCCCATATATTTGTATTTTCTGTGTTAGCAATTAGTGCACAACAGGGTGAGCTAATGATTGGCTGGGCTCTGTTGATTGCCCTTGTCGGAATAGTTTTCACAGTTTTGGCGATCAGGACATTAAGAGCATCAGATTTGTCTGAAAGAAATGAAGTGAAAGGCTTAATGCAGTTCTCCCTAGGTTGGCAGCTAACGGCTATCTTTGGCGGATTATTACTTGTTAGCTTAGGTAACTTTTCTATTGATCATGCTGTTATGGCGCAAAGCTCTGCATTGTCGCATTTTGGTCTATTTGCAGCTATCCAAGGCGGTATGTTTGGTGATGAGGCTGCGTTGCTAATTCCTTTTATTTTTGCGATGCCATTTCTGGTTCATCCGTTTGTGTTTTGGATGTTTGGTAAAGCAATGGAGCGAGATGGACAAATGCCAGCGAAAACAGCCTTTGTTTTTGCTCTAATAGGCGTAGTGGGCGTAATTTACGCATTGGTAGGATAACAACCGAATGTTATTGAAGCAAATATATATTTAGTATATACTTTCGATAATAATAGTAAGGAGGTTGTTTGATGTACGGTGCACCGCTATCAAAACGAGCAAAGAAGATGATGCTATTAGGATCAGGGGAATTAGGTAAGGAAGTAATTATTGAGGCGCAGAGATTAGGAGTAGAAACAATAGCTGTTGACCGCTACGCAAATGCACCTGGGATGCAGGTAGCACATAGGTCTCATGTGATTGACATGCTTGATAGAGATGCCCTTATGGAGGTAATAAAGGCAGAACAGCCTGACATTATTGTGCCAGAGATAGAGGCTATTGCAACTGAGGTATTATTAGAGGTCGAGCAAGAGGGTTTCCATGTTGTGCCTACGGCTAGGGCAACGCGTTTGACGATGGATCGTGAGGGTATTCGGAGATTGGCTGCTGAAGAGCTGAAGCTACCAGTAGCTAGCTATAAATTTGCAGATAGCTTAGAGGAGCTAAAGCAAGCGGTAGAAGATATTGGGACACCATGCTTTATTAAGCCTGTCATGAGCTCATCTGGTAAAGGTCAAAGTGTATGTAAGGATTATAGTGAAGTAGAGAAATCCTGGGACATAGCTATGAAGGGTAGCCGTGGAAAAAGTACTAGGGTTATTGTCGAAGAGTTCATAGAGTTTGAATCAGAGATTACGTTGTTAACGGTGCGTTCGATTAGTGGTACGACCTTCTGTGCGCCAATAGGGCATGTGCAAAAAGATGGGGATTATATAGAATCCTGGCAGCCGCACAACATGGATGATTGGCAAATAGAGGAATCGAAACGGATTGCAAAGGTAGTAACAGATGAGCTAGGTGGCTATGGATTGTTCGGTGTTGAGTTGTTTATAGGAAAAGATAAGGTGTATTTCAGTGAAGTATCGCCGCGCCCCCATGATACGGGCATGGTAACCCTTGTTACCCAGGATTTATCTGAGTTCGCCCTGCACGTCAGAGCGATTCTTGGGTTTCCGATACCATCAATACAGCTACTTACACCTGGTGCCACTTATACTTTAAAGGCAGGTCGTGAGACAACTGATTTCTCCATCGAAAATATTGGAGATGCATTACAGTTTAATAACACGCAGGTTAGGGTTTTTGGTAAGCCAGAAACTAAGGTAGGAAGAAGGATGGCAGTGGCGTTAAGCACAGAACAAACTACAGAGCTTGCTAGAGAAACTGCGTCGAAGGCAGCAAAAAGCTTAAGAATAGACTACTATTCTTAAACATATTAAATTATTCATAAACGTATATAAAAAAGGCCTAAGGGGAGCATATCAGATTCCCTTAGGCTTTACTTTTGTTCATTTATATGAAAGACAGAATTACGGCCGTTTGCCTTTGCTTGATACATGGCTAAGTCGGCATCTTTTATAAAGTCTTCACTAGAATCGAGTGCGCTCGCTACTATTGTGTTAACTCCTATACTCACAGTAACGTAATCTGTAACTACTGAATAATCGTGTTTTAACCTTAAGTTTGCAATTTGCTTAAGGACTGTATTTGCTTTAGTGATAGCGCCTTTTTTATCAGTGTTTGGTAATAGTATGATAAACTCTTCTCCGCCATAGCGGGCTACGAAATCAGTAGTGCGTAATAAGCTAGAGACTAATGCACTGGCAATGTTTTTAAGGCATAAATCGCCTTGTATGTGACCATAATTATCGTTGTATTGCTTGAAGCAATCAATGTCGAGCATCATTAAAGATAGTGGTTCCTGCTCGCGAATTGAGCGGTTCCATTCACGCTCAAGCTGCTCATCAAATGCTTTTCGGTTAGGAATTTCCGTTAATGCGTCTATGCGTAACAGTTCTTCGAGTCTAGCGTTAACAATTTCTAGCTCCTCTGTTCTTTCGATAACCTTTTGTTCTAGTAATTCATTTAATCTTTGAATCTCTCCGTATACTATTTCGTTTTCCTCATGCTCAAGGCGGCTAATCTCTAAATTATAACGGAAGCAATTTTCTTTTTGTGTATACCCGTTGAAGACCGCTTTGGCAAATGAAGTACATGACTGATAGCCACATGAATAGCAGTTTACCTTCCTGGATTTTTCATGCATTTTGTACATGCTCTTAAAGACAGTATCTAATTGCTCGGGTGTAGGCTCTGTAACTTTAACGAGGTCTGATTTATCAGTATAGCTGCGCTTGAATGAATCAAGCTTTAATTCTTGATCGAATTTATTAAAAAGGTTGTATTTTGGTTTGCCAGATGTAGTTGGCTCTTCCCACTTTTCTAAGTGCATTTTCTTGATAGCCTTTATCTGAACATCAATATCATCTATTGGAATTGCTTTTTCTGTCCCCGTACCTATATTACAGCCATCTACACAATTTAAACAATCTACAAGCAATGGGGCCTGTTTGTTTTTTTTTAATCTGACGCTATAGTGGTCGAGATACTTGTATAAATGTCTTGCTCCCTCAATCTGCCGTATCCAAGCTCCTGGTTTATGATACTCGACATTCTCCCGCAGGCCACCAGGTTTAGAAAATACAACTCCAAGACCTGC
This is a stretch of genomic DNA from Desulfuribacillus alkaliarsenatis. It encodes these proteins:
- the cspD gene encoding cold-shock protein CspD, encoding MTGKVKWFNAEKGFGFIEREGGDDVFVHFSAIQGEGFKTLEEGQEVTFDIVDGNRGPQAANVVRA
- a CDS encoding diguanylate cyclase, giving the protein MELILTDHERCVNCNKCINVCPTEFANTVVSYKGKLVHSVNHDLCIGCGECVIACNHNARDYIDDTERFFSDLAKGEKISLTVAPSAKFNIPNLYRLFGFLKAKGVRLIYDVSLGADITTWAYIKELTELNLETVIAQPCPVVVNYIEKYKPELIDQLAAIQSPLMCTVTYLKEYKKINDSIAFLSPCIAKLTEIRDANTNNMVQYNVTFKKLTSYLEKYQVNLSEYEEIHFDDIDAGLGVVFSKPGGLRENVEYHKPGAWIRQIEGARHLYKYLDHYSVRLKKNKQAPLLVDCLNCVDGCNIGTGTEKAIPIDDIDVQIKAIKKMHLEKWEEPTTSGKPKYNLFNKFDQELKLDSFKRSYTDKSDLVKVTEPTPEQLDTVFKSMYKMHEKSRKVNCYSCGYQSCTSFAKAVFNGYTQKENCFRYNLEISRLEHEENEIVYGEIQRLNELLEQKVIERTEELEIVNARLEELLRIDALTEIPNRKAFDEQLEREWNRSIREQEPLSLMMLDIDCFKQYNDNYGHIQGDLCLKNIASALVSSLLRTTDFVARYGGEEFIILLPNTDKKGAITKANTVLKQIANLRLKHDYSVVTDYVTVSIGVNTIVASALDSSEDFIKDADLAMYQAKANGRNSVFHINEQK
- the purT gene encoding formate-dependent phosphoribosylglycinamide formyltransferase; protein product: MYGAPLSKRAKKMMLLGSGELGKEVIIEAQRLGVETIAVDRYANAPGMQVAHRSHVIDMLDRDALMEVIKAEQPDIIVPEIEAIATEVLLEVEQEGFHVVPTARATRLTMDREGIRRLAAEELKLPVASYKFADSLEELKQAVEDIGTPCFIKPVMSSSGKGQSVCKDYSEVEKSWDIAMKGSRGKSTRVIVEEFIEFESEITLLTVRSISGTTFCAPIGHVQKDGDYIESWQPHNMDDWQIEESKRIAKVVTDELGGYGLFGVELFIGKDKVYFSEVSPRPHDTGMVTLVTQDLSEFALHVRAILGFPIPSIQLLTPGATYTLKAGRETTDFSIENIGDALQFNNTQVRVFGKPETKVGRRMAVALSTEQTTELARETASKAAKSLRIDYYS